The Chryseobacterium sp. 52 genome includes a region encoding these proteins:
- a CDS encoding BadF/BadG/BcrA/BcrD ATPase family protein, whose amino-acid sequence MVAIVDSGSTKSDWVILDDFKKVFLKTETIGFNPNFINRELIVPEIEKNSSLILVKNSITKIFFYGSGCGVKKNCETIEEELRKIFTKAEIVVKEDLMAAAYAAYSGKPAVVCILGTGSNSCYFDGENLAIKLPSLGFLIGDEGSGSAIGKQLVRRYFMKKLPADLHAEFEQSYALTVEEALKNMYHSSRPNAWLADFNKFVIERKDHPYFKDMVYEEMKSFFEYQVTSYEESKEAEINFIGSIAYYYEDILRSVAEELHLNVGHIVQKPIESLVDYHIKYIL is encoded by the coding sequence ATGGTTGCTATTGTTGATAGTGGTTCTACCAAATCAGATTGGGTAATACTTGATGATTTCAAAAAAGTGTTTTTAAAAACAGAAACTATTGGCTTTAATCCCAACTTTATCAACAGAGAACTTATTGTTCCTGAAATAGAAAAGAACAGCAGCCTTATATTGGTCAAAAACTCCATAACGAAGATCTTTTTTTATGGTTCAGGATGCGGTGTGAAAAAAAACTGTGAAACCATTGAAGAAGAGCTGAGAAAAATATTCACAAAGGCTGAAATAGTGGTGAAAGAAGATCTTATGGCCGCCGCATATGCTGCATACAGTGGAAAACCTGCTGTCGTATGTATTTTAGGGACGGGCTCAAATTCATGCTATTTCGACGGTGAAAATCTTGCGATAAAACTGCCTTCCCTAGGATTTCTCATAGGAGACGAAGGAAGTGGAAGTGCTATTGGAAAACAATTGGTGCGCAGATATTTTATGAAAAAACTGCCGGCAGATCTTCATGCAGAATTTGAACAGAGTTATGCACTGACTGTGGAAGAAGCATTGAAAAATATGTATCACAGTTCAAGACCCAATGCCTGGCTGGCTGATTTCAATAAATTTGTGATCGAAAGAAAAGATCATCCTTATTTTAAAGATATGGTATATGAAGAAATGAAAAGCTTCTTCGAATACCAGGTGACTTCCTATGAAGAATCAAAAGAGGCCGAGATCAATTTCATCGGCTCTATCGCTTATTATTACGAAGATATTCTCCGTTCTGTTGCGGAAGAACTTCATTTAAACGTAGGACATATCGTCCAGAAACCAATCGAAAGTTTAGTAGACTACCATATTAAGTATATACTTTAA
- a CDS encoding GtrA family protein encodes MRELLIRQKQVLFFIIAGGLSAIVEIGSFKAFSTYLPHFFARETNFHGIHYPLSNIFSTSCGIISNYFLSIWFVFERGKHSKRKEFAYFMGVSFISTLLSLGFFQVFYSLVFKDNINLIFYTLSPEMISKIAAILLVSILNYSVKKKIIFNG; translated from the coding sequence ATGAGAGAATTACTAATACGCCAGAAACAGGTTTTGTTCTTCATTATAGCCGGAGGGCTCAGTGCGATTGTAGAGATTGGAAGCTTCAAAGCATTCAGTACCTACCTTCCTCATTTTTTTGCCAGAGAAACCAATTTCCATGGCATCCATTATCCTTTAAGTAATATTTTCTCTACGAGTTGTGGAATTATCAGTAATTATTTTTTGAGCATCTGGTTTGTCTTTGAAAGGGGAAAGCATTCTAAAAGAAAAGAATTTGCTTATTTCATGGGGGTTTCTTTTATTTCAACTTTATTAAGTCTGGGCTTTTTCCAGGTTTTTTACAGCCTTGTATTTAAGGACAATATCAATTTAATTTTTTATACCTTAAGCCCGGAAATGATCAGTAAGATTGCGGCAATTCTGCTGGTTTCCATTCTTAATTATTCAGTGAAAAAGAAAATAATTTTTAACGGTTAA
- a CDS encoding lysophospholipid acyltransferase family protein, with protein sequence MTKILNYLWRFWLLLLAFVLTVTIGIPVYIFSFNKKHYKYAYKFIRIWCFGMFYGMGLRYDLTNLSDQKKDKSKPYVFISNHTSIMDIMLTCILMPHHPICFVGKKELVKIPIFGTIYKRICVMVDRGSARSRADVYRRCAEKMEEGNSIAIFPEGGVPDDTSVILDEFKDGAFTLSSKHHSPIAVYTFVGLKEIFPFESSKGYPGRVKVYFNGIMEPSDSPKDLKTEAYKEIKKTLLEHSI encoded by the coding sequence GTGACAAAGATTTTAAATTATCTCTGGAGATTCTGGCTGCTGCTACTGGCATTTGTCTTAACAGTCACAATAGGAATCCCTGTTTATATTTTCTCCTTCAATAAAAAGCATTACAAATACGCTTACAAATTTATCCGCATCTGGTGTTTCGGGATGTTCTACGGTATGGGTCTGAGATATGACCTCACGAATCTTTCTGACCAGAAAAAAGATAAAAGCAAACCATACGTTTTCATTTCGAATCACACTTCCATTATGGATATCATGCTTACCTGCATCCTGATGCCACACCATCCGATCTGTTTCGTGGGTAAAAAAGAACTGGTAAAGATCCCGATCTTCGGTACTATATATAAAAGGATATGTGTTATGGTAGACAGAGGGAGTGCAAGAAGCCGCGCAGATGTTTACAGAAGGTGTGCAGAAAAAATGGAAGAAGGCAACAGCATAGCTATATTTCCTGAGGGTGGTGTACCGGATGACACCTCTGTTATTCTTGATGAATTCAAAGACGGGGCATTTACTTTATCTTCAAAACATCATTCTCCCATCGCGGTTTATACCTTTGTAGGCCTGAAGGAAATTTTCCCTTTCGAGAGCTCAAAAGGCTATCCAGGACGTGTAAAGGTGTATTTCAACGGAATCATGGAGCCATCTGATTCTCCAAAAGATTTAAAAACAGAGGCTTATAAGGAGATAAAAAAAACACTCCTGGAACACTCTATTTAA
- a CDS encoding MFS transporter — protein sequence MSNYSKQTNWGQFIPLVTVFFFWGFVAASNDILIPVFQKAFHLTQTESMLVQICFYVAYTVGSLIYMAVSKGLKQDLINKIGYKNGLIMGLLISAAGTLLFYPAANMASFPLMISGLFIVGLGFSLQQIVANPLAIEVGPTETGSQRLTMAGGINNLGTTIGPLIVSFAIFGASSTANSEASIESVKIPYLMLGAAFVLVAIMLKFSSLPAITPTNTKDTDDVIAGDHKTSAFQYPQLIMGMIAIFVYVGVEVSTASNLPAYMEKSLGFETKDVAPYISLYWASLMIGRWTGAVEAFDVNAGFKKILRFLAPYLAFGVFLLVNAIAKHDLSPFYVYGVVIIAMIICDIMSKGNPARMLLIFSVAGIAALLTGMSTTGMVSVYAFTSVGLFCSTLWPCIFALAINGLGKHTNQGSGYLIMMIMGGGVVSFIQGYIADKTNIHFSYIVGVVCFAYLAFYAIRVTGILKSQGIDLDKISKGSGH from the coding sequence ATGTCAAATTATTCTAAACAAACCAATTGGGGACAGTTTATTCCCTTGGTTACTGTGTTTTTTTTCTGGGGATTTGTTGCTGCAAGTAATGACATTCTGATACCAGTTTTCCAAAAAGCCTTTCACTTGACCCAAACAGAAAGTATGCTCGTACAGATCTGCTTTTATGTGGCTTACACCGTGGGTTCATTGATTTACATGGCCGTTTCAAAAGGTTTGAAACAGGATCTTATTAATAAAATAGGTTACAAAAACGGCCTCATTATGGGCCTTCTTATTTCTGCAGCAGGAACATTACTGTTCTATCCGGCAGCTAATATGGCATCGTTTCCATTAATGATTTCCGGTCTGTTCATTGTAGGACTAGGTTTCTCCTTACAGCAGATTGTTGCCAATCCGCTGGCTATTGAAGTGGGGCCTACTGAAACAGGATCTCAGAGACTGACAATGGCTGGAGGGATTAATAATCTGGGAACAACCATTGGACCGCTTATTGTGTCATTTGCTATTTTCGGTGCCTCCTCTACAGCTAATTCGGAAGCAAGCATAGAAAGTGTAAAGATTCCATATCTTATGCTGGGTGCCGCGTTTGTATTGGTAGCAATCATGCTTAAGTTCTCTTCTCTTCCTGCGATAACTCCTACCAATACAAAGGATACAGATGATGTGATTGCAGGGGATCATAAAACTTCTGCATTCCAATACCCTCAATTGATTATGGGGATGATCGCTATCTTTGTATATGTAGGTGTAGAAGTTTCTACAGCAAGTAATCTTCCTGCATATATGGAAAAAAGCTTAGGCTTTGAAACTAAAGATGTAGCTCCTTATATTTCCCTCTACTGGGCATCATTGATGATTGGCCGTTGGACAGGTGCTGTTGAAGCATTTGATGTAAATGCCGGATTCAAAAAAATATTAAGATTCCTTGCGCCTTATCTTGCATTTGGTGTATTCTTATTGGTGAATGCTATTGCAAAACATGACCTTTCTCCGTTTTATGTTTATGGTGTTGTTATCATTGCGATGATCATCTGTGATATTATGAGTAAAGGAAATCCTGCGAGAATGCTTTTAATCTTCTCTGTAGCCGGTATAGCCGCCTTACTGACAGGAATGTCTACGACCGGAATGGTATCTGTTTATGCTTTTACAAGTGTAGGATTATTCTGTTCCACTCTATGGCCTTGTATATTTGCTCTTGCTATCAACGGTCTTGGAAAACACACCAACCAAGGTTCCGGCTATTTGATTATGATGATCATGGGAGGTGGCGTTGTAAGCTTCATTCAGGGTTACATTGCAGATAAAACCAATATTCACTTCAGCTATATTGTAGGGGTTGTGTGTTTTGCTTATCTTGCATTCTATGCAATCCGTGTAACCGGGATCTTAAAATCTCAGGGTATTGACTTGGATAAAATATCTAAAGGAAGTGGTCACTAG
- a CDS encoding DUF3810 domain-containing protein: MVVFFEWLFEWQKKIHQLLFSWVPFSFGDLIYILLGIFLLYSLILCFKKKSRNKAVLKLLAVINIFYFIYQIFWGMLYFQTPIIKKLSGQKEPEINKAKTLALRYLEKCKATRESVQEDKNGIFIITDLKSIQTEIMHQQALLPKYISDKRATEVNTFKPSLFKAVMNFTGILGYYNPFTAEAQYNSQLPHTFIPFTSAHESSHQLGFAREQEANFIGYLMGVNSKNKDLRYSTEYFTLKSLLRFIIEEDPEFVKSVLNQYSPAMKRDRMYERSFILRHQGWLDDFFGFTNNLFLQSNQQEGAVTYSYFIDLLLNYEK, translated from the coding sequence ATGGTTGTTTTTTTTGAATGGCTCTTTGAATGGCAGAAGAAAATTCATCAACTGCTTTTCAGTTGGGTTCCGTTTTCTTTCGGAGATCTTATCTATATCCTTTTAGGCATTTTTCTTTTGTACTCCCTTATTCTATGCTTTAAAAAGAAGAGCAGAAACAAGGCTGTTTTAAAGCTTCTGGCCGTCATTAATATCTTTTACTTTATCTACCAGATCTTTTGGGGAATGCTATATTTCCAGACTCCAATCATTAAAAAACTGTCCGGTCAGAAAGAACCGGAAATTAACAAAGCAAAGACATTGGCACTGCGTTATTTGGAGAAATGCAAAGCGACCAGAGAATCGGTACAGGAAGATAAAAACGGAATATTTATAATAACCGATCTGAAATCTATCCAGACTGAAATTATGCATCAACAGGCTCTGCTCCCAAAGTACATTTCGGATAAAAGGGCAACAGAAGTCAATACTTTCAAACCGAGTCTTTTTAAGGCGGTAATGAATTTTACAGGTATATTAGGGTATTACAATCCATTCACTGCAGAAGCCCAGTATAATTCTCAACTTCCCCATACATTTATTCCATTTACTTCTGCTCACGAAAGTTCACATCAACTTGGTTTTGCCAGAGAGCAGGAAGCTAATTTTATAGGCTACCTGATGGGGGTAAATTCTAAAAATAAAGACTTGAGATACAGCACGGAATATTTTACGTTAAAAAGTCTTTTAAGGTTTATAATTGAAGAAGATCCTGAATTTGTAAAATCTGTCCTGAATCAATATTCTCCGGCCATGAAAAGAGACCGGATGTATGAAAGAAGTTTTATTTTAAGACACCAGGGTTGGCTGGATGATTTCTTTGGATTTACCAATAACCTGTTTTTACAAAGCAATCAACAGGAAGGAGCAGTCACTTATTCTTATTTTATCGACCTTCTTTTGAACTACGAAAAGTAA
- a CDS encoding vitamin K epoxide reductase family protein, whose product MIFDKLINYLKLDKQEFSFQFNSHPNYPSALAFSDTLNFMGVKNDAYELDKEYWDELPEEFIAIVDNSFSLVKKSGGSYSVYSEKAKTLNKEELHKKSTDFVLLFEKSENTESKLAFNFTPLLYLVFACILGYSFLSQNIYEALFNVLSLAGVYISMEIFNQKFGNTSTVIGSICGDTSAKQSVNSCDKIIKQDKTSILGLKFSDFSLIYFVGLAVLGLFLPATAYIVKGFTFVSILAIGYSLYIQAFVEKAFCRVCLIIISILVGQVVLSMLFFQNTTFSIGMLLLTAVLWILVFSAILYFSTILSQKENLQKSNAKNLRFKRNYELFKSQLSENEKIEFQNTETFSLGTKDSKLRLSIVSNPYCGFCKDGHKIMEGLLEKYPDDISVQIRFNYSPERADEKYTQLLSAFNHIYHNKPQKEFLRAIEEWFETRDENKIIALSGSSAPEDLTPFVEMTKDNSSAGLNFTPIFILNGYQFPDKYDREDIWFFVDELMEDEDFQ is encoded by the coding sequence ATGATTTTCGACAAACTAATCAACTATCTAAAACTTGATAAACAGGAGTTTTCTTTCCAGTTCAATTCTCATCCAAACTATCCTTCTGCCCTCGCTTTTAGTGATACTTTAAACTTTATGGGTGTAAAAAATGACGCCTATGAACTTGATAAGGAATATTGGGATGAATTGCCGGAAGAATTTATCGCCATTGTAGATAACTCTTTCTCTTTGGTCAAGAAATCAGGAGGTAGTTATTCAGTTTATTCGGAAAAAGCCAAAACACTCAATAAAGAAGAGCTTCATAAAAAATCAACTGACTTTGTACTTTTGTTCGAAAAGAGCGAGAATACGGAGAGCAAGCTGGCTTTTAATTTCACGCCTCTTTTGTATCTTGTTTTTGCCTGTATTCTTGGATATTCTTTTTTAAGCCAAAATATATACGAGGCCCTTTTTAATGTTCTTTCTCTGGCCGGGGTCTATATTTCTATGGAAATCTTCAATCAGAAATTTGGAAATACATCTACCGTTATCGGAAGCATTTGTGGTGATACTTCTGCCAAGCAGTCTGTCAACTCATGTGACAAGATCATCAAGCAGGACAAAACAAGTATTTTAGGCTTAAAATTCTCTGATTTTTCCCTGATTTATTTTGTAGGTCTTGCTGTACTGGGACTTTTCCTTCCTGCAACCGCATATATTGTAAAAGGATTTACTTTCGTTTCTATACTGGCAATCGGCTATTCTTTATACATCCAGGCTTTTGTAGAAAAGGCTTTCTGCAGAGTTTGTCTTATTATCATCTCCATATTGGTTGGACAAGTAGTTCTCAGCATGCTGTTCTTTCAGAATACAACTTTCAGCATAGGCATGTTATTACTCACAGCTGTTTTGTGGATCCTTGTCTTCTCAGCAATTCTATATTTCAGTACGATTCTTTCCCAAAAAGAAAATCTTCAGAAATCAAATGCCAAAAACCTTAGATTTAAAAGAAATTATGAGCTTTTTAAAAGCCAGCTTTCGGAAAATGAAAAAATAGAGTTTCAGAATACAGAGACTTTTTCATTAGGAACAAAAGATTCCAAGCTTCGCCTTTCAATTGTATCCAACCCTTATTGTGGTTTTTGTAAGGATGGTCATAAAATAATGGAAGGACTTCTGGAAAAATATCCTGATGATATTTCTGTACAGATCCGTTTCAATTATTCACCGGAAAGAGCAGATGAGAAGTATACCCAATTACTATCAGCATTTAACCATATCTATCATAATAAGCCCCAAAAAGAATTCCTGAGAGCCATTGAAGAATGGTTTGAAACCAGAGATGAAAATAAAATCATTGCTCTGTCAGGATCCTCTGCGCCGGAAGATCTGACTCCATTTGTTGAAATGACAAAAGATAACAGCAGCGCAGGATTGAACTTTACCCCGATTTTCATTCTTAACGGATATCAGTTTCCGGATAAGTACGACCGTGAAGATATTTGGTTTTTCGTTGATGAATTAATGGAAGACGAGGACTTTCAATAA
- a CDS encoding bacteriocin-like protein yields the protein MKNLKKVSRDSLKEIKGGYGAPISDGVGGWYCPNRTEVICLEGCTPMCMSGTRCKPSACIDPIFN from the coding sequence ATGAAAAATTTAAAAAAAGTATCAAGAGACAGTTTAAAAGAAATCAAAGGAGGTTACGGTGCACCCATTAGTGATGGCGTTGGGGGATGGTACTGCCCAAACCGTACGGAAGTAATCTGTCTGGAAGGATGTACTCCAATGTGCATGAGCGGAACCCGTTGTAAACCTTCAGCATGCATTGATCCAATATTCAATTAA
- a CDS encoding bacteriocin-like protein gives MKNLKKISRDGLKTIKGGLRMCPADGECGGNQCCANGVCRPIAGAGPNTYYCTPPTMIDFTPL, from the coding sequence ATGAAAAATTTAAAAAAAATATCAAGAGACGGTTTAAAAACTATTAAAGGAGGACTTAGAATGTGTCCGGCTGATGGAGAGTGCGGTGGTAACCAGTGCTGCGCCAATGGTGTATGCAGACCGATAGCAGGAGCCGGCCCAAATACTTATTACTGTACACCTCCCACAATGATTGATTTCACTCCTTTATAA
- a CDS encoding peptidase domain-containing ABC transporter, giving the protein MKKFPFYKQPDAKDCGPTCLRIVSKYYGRSISLQQIRTLSETTREGSSLLGLSDASENLGFRSLGVQINFNTLAEEVPFPCIVHWNKNHFVVVYKIDKNNKVYISDPSYGLITYNREEFIKLWIGENANENTEEGIALILETTPAFFQTEFDAEESKASFSFLSKYLLKYKSLVIQLAVGLLAGSLLSLIFPFLTQSIVDVGIQNQDLNFIYVVLLAQIMLFLGRMGIEVIRSWILLHLSARINISIISDFFIKLMKLPISFFDTRMTGDIMQRINDHHRIEQLLTSSSLNTLFSLVNLVIFSIVLLFYDYRLFVVYLVGAALYIGWISFFLSKRKELDYKRFSQVSQEQSKVIELINGMQEIKMHNAEKQKRWDWEFLQVKLFKIRIKSLSLEQWQSVGGNFINQMKDILVSFLSAKLVLSGNLTLGMMLSVQYIIGQLNSPLLQLIDFIKQTQDAKISLERLGEIHDKEDEEDKNEQYAGEIPKKDIDVSNISFRYIGSDVPVFEDLSLTIPYQKTTAIVGASGSGKTTLLKLLMKFYEPTSGDIKLGNTQLRNISPRFWRDHCGVVMQEGYVFNDTIANNVAVGEDHVDKQKLRRAVEIANIKDFIESLPLSYNTKIGNEGVGVSGGQKQRLFIARAVYKSPEFIFFDEATSALDANNEKVIMENLEQFFKGKTAIVIAHRLSTVKHADKIIVLDKGKVVEEGSHAELVSLKGEYYRLVKNQLELGN; this is encoded by the coding sequence TTGAAGAAATTTCCCTTTTATAAACAGCCGGATGCTAAAGACTGCGGCCCTACCTGCCTTAGAATTGTAAGTAAATATTACGGCAGAAGTATATCCCTGCAGCAAATCCGTACTCTTTCTGAAACGACACGTGAAGGAAGCAGCCTTTTAGGACTGAGCGACGCATCAGAAAACTTAGGATTCCGTTCCCTTGGAGTCCAGATCAATTTCAATACCCTGGCAGAAGAAGTACCCTTCCCCTGCATTGTGCACTGGAACAAGAACCACTTCGTTGTTGTTTACAAAATTGATAAAAATAATAAAGTCTATATTTCAGATCCGAGTTACGGACTGATTACCTATAACCGGGAAGAATTTATCAAATTATGGATCGGGGAAAATGCCAATGAAAATACGGAAGAAGGAATTGCCCTTATTCTTGAAACTACCCCTGCATTTTTCCAGACAGAATTTGATGCCGAGGAAAGTAAAGCCAGTTTTTCCTTCCTTTCAAAATACCTTCTTAAATACAAGTCTCTTGTTATACAGCTTGCTGTAGGTCTTTTGGCAGGAAGTTTACTCTCGCTTATTTTTCCGTTTCTTACCCAGAGTATTGTAGATGTCGGGATACAAAACCAGGATCTCAACTTCATTTATGTTGTTCTTCTTGCCCAGATTATGCTATTTCTGGGGAGAATGGGTATTGAGGTGATCCGGAGCTGGATTCTTCTCCACCTTTCGGCAAGAATCAATATTTCGATTATCTCCGATTTCTTTATCAAACTGATGAAGCTTCCTATCAGCTTCTTTGACACAAGAATGACGGGAGATATCATGCAGAGGATCAATGACCACCACAGAATAGAGCAGCTTTTGACGAGTTCTTCTTTAAATACGCTGTTTTCACTTGTAAACCTTGTTATTTTCAGTATTGTCCTGTTGTTTTACGATTACAGACTATTTGTTGTTTATCTCGTAGGAGCAGCATTATATATTGGGTGGATCAGCTTTTTCCTTAGCAAAAGAAAAGAATTAGATTATAAAAGATTCTCCCAGGTATCGCAGGAACAGAGTAAAGTAATCGAGCTAATCAACGGGATGCAGGAGATTAAAATGCATAACGCCGAAAAGCAGAAACGCTGGGACTGGGAATTCCTACAGGTAAAATTATTTAAAATAAGGATAAAATCTCTTTCCCTGGAACAATGGCAGTCTGTAGGAGGTAATTTCATTAACCAGATGAAAGATATTCTGGTCAGTTTCCTTTCTGCCAAGCTGGTTCTGAGTGGCAATCTTACCTTGGGGATGATGCTTTCTGTGCAATATATTATCGGACAGCTGAACAGTCCTTTGCTCCAGCTTATCGATTTTATTAAGCAAACTCAGGATGCCAAGATCTCCCTTGAGAGATTGGGAGAAATCCACGACAAGGAAGATGAAGAAGACAAAAATGAGCAGTATGCCGGAGAGATTCCGAAGAAAGATATTGATGTCAGTAATATTTCATTCAGATACATCGGATCAGACGTTCCTGTGTTTGAAGATCTAAGTCTTACGATACCTTATCAAAAAACTACAGCTATTGTAGGTGCCAGCGGAAGTGGAAAAACCACTCTTTTAAAACTTTTGATGAAGTTTTACGAGCCTACATCAGGAGATATCAAACTTGGAAATACCCAACTGAGAAATATTTCTCCACGGTTCTGGAGAGATCACTGCGGAGTAGTAATGCAGGAAGGATATGTGTTCAATGATACTATCGCCAATAATGTTGCAGTGGGAGAAGATCACGTTGACAAGCAGAAATTAAGACGTGCCGTAGAGATCGCCAATATCAAAGATTTCATTGAAAGTCTTCCGTTAAGCTACAATACAAAGATTGGAAATGAAGGTGTGGGAGTGAGCGGAGGCCAGAAGCAAAGGCTTTTTATAGCCCGTGCGGTTTACAAATCTCCGGAATTTATCTTTTTTGATGAAGCGACTTCTGCTTTGGATGCCAATAATGAGAAAGTAATTATGGAAAACCTGGAGCAATTCTTCAAAGGTAAAACAGCTATTGTCATTGCCCACAGATTATCAACGGTAAAACATGCCGATAAAATTATAGTTCTGGATAAAGGTAAAGTGGTAGAAGAAGGTAGCCATGCTGAGTTGGTCTCTTTAAAAGGTGAATACTACAGACTGGTAAAAAATCAATTGGAACTGGGGAATTAA
- a CDS encoding bacteriocin-like protein, translated as MKNLKKLSRQQLISIDGGAILPDTNCCGSWCNGSWTPCRIKHFACPPDSDTNPPSWYDGNCPFA; from the coding sequence ATGAAAAATTTAAAAAAACTGTCAAGACAGCAATTAATTTCAATCGATGGAGGTGCTATACTTCCTGACACAAACTGTTGCGGATCATGGTGCAACGGAAGTTGGACACCTTGCAGAATCAAACATTTTGCATGCCCGCCTGATTCGGATACGAATCCGCCATCATGGTATGACGGAAACTGTCCATTTGCTTAA
- a CDS encoding HlyD family secretion protein, with translation MKEDILDNIELRSESVQDILTQPPHWMIRWGNSVILVILVLILVMSYIIKYPEFVSAPVIVTSQNPPEKIEARMSSKIERIFIKDHQEVKKNDVLMVMQSTANYKDVLELKKLVDSISPQQLQSFPIALTSRFKLGELQGDYNSFAKAFQDEELFTRLQPYAPENIAANQSISEYKVRIATLRQQKSLELAKYELSKKSYQRSQELFNQGVIASVELENEKIKFLQAQQNLENLNISISQMDEGISNLNKTKSGTAINTEKDKITYSSQSLQLFEQLRKSLKQWEQNYLVISSTDGMASFQQFFGENQFVKMAEPILSILPTNKEKLVGRMSVPTVNSGKVLTGQKVLIKLDNYRFQEYGIVEGKVQNISLIPDDKGNYYVDITLPKGLKTSYNKKLVFDKELRGNAEIVTQDLRLIERFFYQIRKLLGYQS, from the coding sequence ATGAAAGAAGACATCTTAGACAATATTGAACTCCGCTCGGAAAGTGTTCAGGACATTCTCACCCAGCCACCTCATTGGATGATACGCTGGGGAAACAGCGTTATTTTAGTTATCCTTGTGCTTATCCTTGTGATGAGCTACATCATCAAGTATCCGGAATTTGTTTCTGCTCCGGTTATCGTTACCTCACAAAATCCACCTGAAAAGATAGAGGCCCGAATGAGCTCAAAAATTGAAAGGATCTTTATCAAGGATCATCAGGAGGTGAAGAAGAATGATGTACTTATGGTTATGCAGTCTACTGCCAATTATAAAGATGTTTTGGAACTGAAAAAGCTGGTGGATTCTATTTCTCCTCAACAGCTGCAAAGCTTCCCGATTGCACTAACTTCAAGATTTAAATTAGGCGAATTGCAGGGAGATTACAACAGTTTTGCGAAAGCTTTTCAGGATGAAGAACTTTTCACAAGACTTCAGCCATATGCACCGGAAAATATAGCTGCTAATCAGAGTATTTCAGAATATAAGGTAAGAATCGCTACATTAAGACAGCAGAAAAGTCTGGAACTGGCTAAATATGAGTTATCAAAGAAAAGCTATCAGAGATCTCAGGAGTTATTTAACCAGGGAGTGATTGCTTCTGTGGAACTTGAAAATGAAAAAATAAAATTTCTTCAGGCTCAGCAAAATCTTGAAAATCTCAACATTTCTATCTCCCAAATGGATGAAGGAATTTCAAATCTGAATAAAACAAAAAGCGGAACAGCTATTAATACGGAAAAAGATAAAATCACTTATTCTTCCCAGAGTTTACAGCTTTTTGAACAGCTTCGTAAATCTTTAAAACAATGGGAACAGAATTATCTTGTGATTTCTTCTACGGATGGTATGGCCAGCTTTCAACAATTCTTTGGTGAAAACCAGTTTGTAAAAATGGCAGAGCCTATCCTTTCTATACTTCCTACAAACAAAGAGAAGCTGGTAGGCAGAATGTCTGTCCCTACCGTTAATTCAGGAAAAGTTCTTACCGGCCAGAAGGTATTGATTAAACTTGATAACTATCGTTTCCAGGAATATGGCATTGTGGAAGGAAAAGTACAGAATATCTCTCTAATACCTGATGACAAAGGAAACTATTATGTAGATATCACTCTTCCTAAAGGATTAAAAACCAGCTACAATAAAAAGCTCGTTTTTGACAAAGAACTCAGGGGTAATGCAGAGATCGTCA